From the Diospyros lotus cultivar Yz01 chromosome 13, ASM1463336v1, whole genome shotgun sequence genome, one window contains:
- the LOC127788517 gene encoding uncharacterized protein LOC127788517 produces the protein MLMLTRKLVGKLEKQLPPLVEAPPAVAVVKEPSHSTHTSIETLVVVLAVITIAAVIAGIVARLCGGRHFGGSGEHDIEGWVERKCRSCIDGGVPAPPSPPEVPKPAAAEEAKK, from the coding sequence ATGCTCATGTTGACGAGGAAGCTGGTGGGGAAGTTGGAGAAGCAGCTGCCGCCGCTAGTGGAGGCGCCGCCAGCCGTGGCGGTGGTGAAGGAGCCAAGCCACTCAACCCACACATCAATAGAGACGCTGGTGGTGGTGCTAGCAGTGATCACAATAGCTGCTGTCATTGCGGGGATCGTTGCTCGGCTGTGCGGCGGGCGACATTTCGGGGGCAGCGGAGAGCATGACATTGAAGGATGGGTGGAAAGGAAGTGCAGGAGCTGCATTGACGGCGGAGTCCCAGCGCCGCCGTCGCCACCGGAGGTACCGAAGCCGGCCGCGGCTGAAGAAGCCAAGAAGTGA